A single Agromyces sp. CF514 DNA region contains:
- a CDS encoding TetR/AcrR family transcriptional regulator has protein sequence MPKVTDEYRAARRDEIIEAALRSFAERGIQRTSMADVIEASGLSAGAIYGHFAGKKELFAAVAERVLGTRTAELEALGEGGAIPSPGELMASLLGGMSREPFADVVVQLWGDAAIDPEIRSMVQSVFAKLRGLLESGVLAWAQANPDRIEGDPTEWAKRAAPVVLGFGPGFLLQRALIDDFDGDAYIAMLPQLLPR, from the coding sequence ATGCCGAAGGTCACCGACGAGTACCGCGCGGCCCGCCGCGACGAGATCATCGAGGCGGCACTGCGGAGCTTCGCCGAGCGCGGCATCCAGCGCACGTCGATGGCCGACGTCATCGAGGCGTCCGGGCTCTCGGCGGGCGCGATCTACGGGCACTTCGCCGGCAAGAAGGAGCTCTTCGCCGCGGTCGCCGAACGCGTGCTCGGCACCCGGACCGCGGAGCTCGAGGCGCTCGGAGAGGGCGGGGCGATCCCCTCGCCCGGCGAACTCATGGCCTCGCTCCTCGGGGGCATGAGCCGCGAACCGTTCGCCGACGTCGTCGTGCAGCTCTGGGGCGATGCGGCCATCGACCCCGAGATCCGGTCGATGGTGCAGAGCGTGTTCGCGAAGCTCCGCGGCCTCCTCGAGTCCGGGGTGCTGGCGTGGGCGCAGGCGAACCCCGATCGCATCGAGGGAGACCCGACCGAGTGGGCGAAGCGGGCCGCGCCCGTCGTGCTCGGGTTCGGGCCCGGCTTCCTGCTGCAGCGCGCGCTCATCGACGACTTCGACGGCGACGCCTACATCGCGATGCTGCCCCAGCTGCTCCCCCGCTGA
- a CDS encoding YrdB family protein gives MSSALPQPQPKIGPNDILRFLLELFAFVSLGIWGFLSFPLPWPGVLIGLGAPALAILAWALFLSPKSVFRIDVFGRAIVEIVIFTTVALAWWTLGQPVVAIEFAVVAAVSGILHGRSQLAD, from the coding sequence GTGAGCAGTGCACTCCCCCAGCCCCAGCCCAAGATCGGCCCGAACGACATCCTCCGCTTCCTGCTGGAGCTGTTCGCGTTCGTGAGCCTCGGCATCTGGGGATTCCTGTCGTTCCCGCTCCCGTGGCCCGGAGTGCTCATCGGGCTCGGCGCGCCCGCCCTCGCGATCCTGGCGTGGGCGTTGTTCCTGTCTCCGAAGTCGGTGTTCCGCATCGACGTGTTCGGCCGGGCGATCGTCGAGATCGTCATCTTCACGACGGTCGCACTCGCCTGGTGGACGCTGGGCCAGCCGGTCGTGGCGATCGAGTTCGCCGTCGTCGCCGCCGTGAGCGGCATCCTGCACGGGCGCAGCCAGCTGGCCGACTGA
- a CDS encoding carbohydrate ABC transporter permease, with product MSATLTEHDAAPRTPGTRPPQPGHSAGRDPKKKKFPFAPWMLLAPSIVLLVVMVVYPTIVMFITSFTDLEIKNKMLGTPANFVGFDNYIEVFTKSDFPAVLARSLALMVILTVLIVVGGMLIALLMLRLTKGMRLLVSIGLLLAWAMPPLSATVVFGWIFDTDYGLVNWFLNTITQSNDFRGHSWLIDPLSFMFVLIIIVVWQGIPFAVFTFYAGLGQVPDEVLEASQLDGANAVQRFRLIVLPYLRNVITAVIVLETIWNLRIFTQVYALQQQGGIASETNVLGTYLFRQGLGEFGVTAAIGVFMVILLMGISYYNVRSSLKEEEA from the coding sequence ATGAGCGCAACCCTCACGGAACACGACGCAGCGCCGCGCACGCCCGGTACCCGTCCTCCGCAGCCCGGCCACTCGGCCGGCCGCGATCCGAAGAAGAAGAAGTTCCCGTTCGCGCCCTGGATGCTGCTCGCCCCCAGCATCGTGCTGCTCGTGGTCATGGTCGTCTATCCGACCATCGTGATGTTCATCACGTCGTTCACCGATCTCGAGATCAAGAACAAGATGCTCGGCACGCCGGCGAACTTCGTCGGCTTCGACAACTACATCGAGGTCTTCACGAAGTCCGACTTCCCGGCCGTCCTGGCCCGGAGCCTCGCCCTCATGGTCATCCTGACCGTGCTCATCGTCGTCGGCGGCATGCTGATCGCCCTGCTCATGCTGCGGCTCACGAAGGGCATGCGCCTGCTCGTCTCGATCGGCCTGCTGCTCGCCTGGGCGATGCCGCCGCTCTCGGCGACCGTCGTCTTCGGCTGGATCTTCGACACCGACTACGGTCTCGTCAACTGGTTCCTGAACACGATCACCCAGTCCAACGACTTCCGCGGCCACTCCTGGCTGATCGACCCGCTGTCGTTCATGTTCGTGCTCATCATCATCGTCGTCTGGCAGGGCATCCCGTTCGCGGTGTTCACCTTCTACGCCGGGCTGGGCCAGGTGCCCGACGAGGTGCTCGAGGCCTCGCAGCTCGACGGCGCCAACGCCGTGCAGCGGTTCCGTCTCATCGTGCTTCCGTACCTCCGCAACGTGATCACCGCGGTGATCGTGCTCGAGACCATCTGGAACCTCCGCATCTTCACCCAGGTCTACGCGCTGCAGCAGCAGGGCGGCATCGCCTCCGAGACGAACGTGCTCGGCACGTACCTGTTCCGCCAAGGGCTCGGCGAGTTCGGCGTGACCGCCGCGATCGGCGTGTTCATGGTCATCCTGCTCATGGGCATCTCCTACTACAACGTCCGCTCCAGCCTGAAGGAGGAGGAAGCGTGA
- a CDS encoding glycoside hydrolase family 3 protein has translation MSAPHQTGAGDDLRRDIHTTLLPGFAGTSAPDWLLERLRDGLGGVCVFGPNIVDAEQLRTLNASLREANPLAVIAIDEEGGDVTRLFYDRGAPYPGNAVLGRLDESELTERVAREVGEALAATGCTVTFAPDIDANSNPDNPVIGVRSFGSDPELVARHTSAWVRGVQSTGVAASAKHFPGHGDTATDSHLALPVVDVSLDTLRERELVPFRAAIASGTRTIMTSHILLPQLDADHPATLSPRILQGLLRGELGFEGVIVSDALDMKGASGVHGIPEAAVLALAAGCDLLCIGSDNSDAQMDEIVDAVEAAIGAGRLPAERVREAAARVRALSADLPEIPAISPGIEPEHDPEQLAAFAAAFEVADAARARLGSASRIGTVVRVDTVANIAIGVAPWGPFAVSLVDEAPQWFADAAVVPVSEAAPLADILSLAGPVLVVGKDLHRHPFAVEAIQGLRATRDDVVTVDMGWPSNDRAYADIATFGASRLIGSALLAFVGSALSPEKAGVA, from the coding sequence ATGAGCGCGCCGCACCAGACCGGCGCGGGCGACGACCTGCGCCGGGACATCCATACGACCCTGCTTCCGGGCTTCGCAGGCACGAGCGCGCCGGACTGGCTGCTCGAGCGCCTGCGCGACGGTCTCGGCGGCGTCTGCGTGTTCGGCCCGAACATCGTCGACGCCGAGCAGCTTCGCACCCTCAACGCGAGCCTCCGCGAGGCGAACCCGCTCGCCGTCATCGCGATCGACGAAGAGGGGGGCGACGTCACGCGCCTCTTCTACGACCGCGGCGCGCCCTATCCGGGGAACGCCGTGCTCGGTCGCCTCGACGAGTCCGAGCTCACCGAGCGAGTCGCCCGCGAGGTCGGCGAGGCGCTCGCGGCGACGGGCTGCACCGTCACCTTCGCGCCGGACATCGATGCGAACTCCAACCCCGACAACCCCGTGATCGGCGTGCGGAGCTTCGGCTCAGACCCCGAGCTCGTCGCACGCCACACCTCGGCGTGGGTGCGCGGCGTGCAGTCGACCGGCGTCGCCGCGAGCGCGAAGCACTTCCCGGGGCACGGCGACACCGCGACCGACTCGCACCTCGCCCTGCCGGTGGTCGACGTCTCGCTCGACACGCTCCGCGAGCGCGAGCTCGTGCCGTTCCGGGCCGCGATCGCCTCGGGAACGCGCACCATCATGACCAGCCACATCCTGCTGCCGCAGCTCGATGCGGACCACCCCGCCACCCTCTCTCCTCGCATCCTGCAAGGCCTGCTCCGCGGGGAGCTGGGGTTCGAGGGCGTCATCGTCAGCGATGCCCTCGACATGAAGGGGGCGAGCGGCGTGCACGGCATCCCTGAGGCTGCCGTGCTCGCCCTCGCCGCCGGTTGCGACCTGCTCTGCATCGGCTCCGACAACTCCGACGCCCAGATGGACGAGATCGTCGACGCGGTCGAGGCTGCGATCGGAGCCGGACGACTTCCGGCCGAGCGCGTGCGCGAGGCCGCGGCGCGGGTGCGCGCGCTGAGCGCCGACCTGCCCGAGATCCCCGCGATCTCGCCCGGTATCGAGCCCGAGCACGACCCGGAGCAGCTCGCCGCGTTCGCCGCCGCGTTCGAGGTCGCGGATGCCGCGCGCGCGCGACTCGGGTCGGCTTCCCGCATCGGCACCGTCGTGCGCGTCGACACCGTCGCGAACATCGCGATCGGCGTCGCGCCGTGGGGGCCGTTCGCGGTCTCCCTCGTCGACGAGGCTCCGCAGTGGTTCGCGGATGCGGCGGTCGTGCCCGTCTCCGAGGCGGCGCCGCTCGCCGACATCCTCTCGCTCGCGGGCCCCGTGCTCGTCGTGGGAAAGGACCTGCACCGCCATCCGTTCGCCGTCGAGGCGATCCAGGGCCTGCGTGCGACGCGCGACGACGTCGTGACGGTCGACATGGGCTGGCCGTCGAACGACCGCGCCTACGCCGACATCGCCACGTTCGGCGCCTCGCGGCTCATCGGCTCGGCGTTGCTCGCCTTCGTGGGTTCGGCGCTCTCGCCCGAGAAGGCGGGGGTCGCATGA
- a CDS encoding ROK family protein, with protein sequence MRLGIDIGGTKTAAVAIGADGELSDLVQLPTGFGAPEVVSTALQVVARMSELAGVQATSFSSIGIGIPGAVDSSTGRVEHAVNLGLEGLDLGPRLSDELGVAVRVENDVKAAALGAHHLLGVADGITAHSMAYLNLGTGLAAGIVLDGELLRGGHGVAGEIGHIPVDPSGVVCGCGQRGCLETLASGSAIARMWPTVHPLPAIELFDAAAAGDERAIGVREQFLRGAASAVRLLALTTDVDDIVIGGGLASLGEPLLLGVRRILNEWAGSSPFLASTDLAERVQVIPLGFPAAAVGAALVGEPSWQNS encoded by the coding sequence ATGAGACTCGGCATCGACATCGGCGGCACGAAGACCGCTGCCGTGGCGATCGGCGCCGACGGCGAGTTGAGCGACCTCGTGCAGCTGCCCACTGGCTTCGGAGCGCCCGAGGTCGTGTCCACCGCACTCCAGGTCGTGGCACGCATGAGCGAGCTCGCGGGGGTGCAGGCGACGAGCTTCTCGTCGATCGGCATCGGCATCCCGGGGGCGGTCGACAGTTCGACCGGCCGGGTCGAGCACGCCGTCAACCTCGGTCTCGAGGGCCTCGACCTCGGCCCCCGGCTCTCCGACGAACTCGGCGTCGCAGTGCGCGTCGAGAACGACGTGAAGGCCGCCGCGCTCGGTGCGCATCACCTGCTCGGCGTCGCCGACGGCATCACCGCGCACTCGATGGCCTACCTGAACCTCGGCACCGGACTCGCCGCAGGCATCGTGCTCGACGGCGAACTCCTCCGCGGCGGCCACGGCGTCGCCGGCGAGATCGGGCACATCCCGGTCGACCCGTCGGGCGTGGTCTGCGGGTGCGGCCAGCGCGGCTGCCTCGAGACGCTCGCGTCGGGCTCCGCCATCGCGCGCATGTGGCCGACCGTGCACCCGCTGCCGGCGATCGAGCTCTTCGACGCCGCGGCAGCGGGCGACGAGCGTGCGATCGGCGTGCGCGAGCAGTTCCTCCGCGGCGCCGCATCGGCCGTGCGCCTGCTCGCGCTGACCACCGATGTCGACGACATCGTGATCGGCGGCGGTCTCGCCTCGCTCGGCGAGCCGCTGCTGCTCGGCGTGCGCCGTATCCTGAACGAGTGGGCAGGAAGCTCGCCCTTCCTGGCCTCGACCGACCTCGCGGAGCGGGTGCAGGTCATCCCGCTCGGATTCCCCGCGGCCGCCGTCGGCGCCGCCCTCGTTGGAGAACCCTCATGGCAGAACTCGTAG
- a CDS encoding glucosamine-6-phosphate deaminase: protein MAELVVVEDELAAGDLVADSIVSLIHRKPDAVLGLATGSTPLATYRALAGRIAADRIDVRGVRGFALDEYVGLPDGHPESYRSVITREVVEPLGLTPELVRVPNGDPGQIQHAGADYEASIIAAGGIDIQILGIGRTGHIGFNEPGSSLASLTRVKTLTAPTRVDNARFFDSPEDVPMHCITQGIGTILRARHLVLLAFGEAKAKAIAAAVEGPVTASQPGSAVQLHPHTTVIVDEAAASLLENVDYYRHAWNNKPEWQGI from the coding sequence ATGGCAGAACTCGTAGTCGTCGAAGACGAGCTCGCGGCCGGCGACCTCGTCGCCGACTCGATCGTCTCGCTCATCCACCGCAAGCCCGACGCGGTCCTGGGGCTCGCGACCGGCTCGACGCCGCTCGCCACCTACCGGGCCCTCGCCGGCCGCATCGCGGCCGACCGGATCGACGTCCGCGGCGTCCGCGGATTCGCGCTCGACGAGTACGTCGGGCTCCCCGACGGACACCCCGAGAGCTACCGGTCGGTCATCACCCGCGAGGTCGTCGAGCCGCTCGGGCTCACCCCCGAGCTCGTGCGCGTGCCGAACGGCGATCCCGGGCAGATCCAGCATGCGGGTGCCGACTACGAGGCGTCCATCATCGCCGCGGGCGGCATCGACATCCAGATCCTCGGCATCGGACGCACCGGGCACATCGGCTTCAACGAGCCAGGCTCGTCGCTCGCGTCGCTCACGCGCGTGAAGACGCTGACCGCGCCGACGCGCGTCGACAACGCCCGGTTCTTCGATTCGCCCGAAGACGTGCCGATGCACTGCATCACCCAGGGAATCGGCACCATCCTGCGCGCGCGACACCTCGTGCTCCTCGCGTTCGGCGAAGCCAAGGCCAAGGCCATCGCGGCGGCGGTCGAAGGCCCGGTCACGGCCAGCCAGCCCGGCTCCGCCGTGCAGTTGCACCCGCACACCACGGTGATCGTCGACGAGGCCGCAGCCTCGCTGCTCGAGAACGTCGACTACTACCGCCACGCGTGGAACAACAAGCCGGAGTGGCAGGGCATCTGA
- the purU gene encoding formyltetrahydrofolate deformylase, giving the protein MTSVASPDHLNHWVLTLSCVDSPGIVHAISGAIVAARGNITESQQFASTETGSFFMRVQIESPAERAEFEAALEPVTARWQMSWELDEVGRPLRTLVLASTAGHCVNDLLFRQRAGQLPVEIPLVLSNHGTLRDLVDFYGVPFEASAVTNADEKAAFEARVLEAVDAHDIELVVLARYMQILSPELCEALAGRCINIHHSFLPGFKGANPYRQAHARGVKLIGATAHFVTSDLDEGPIIEQNVVRVDHSRSVSELVAIGQDEESRTLSQAVKWFAERRVLLDGARTIIFR; this is encoded by the coding sequence ATGACCTCCGTTGCCTCGCCCGACCACCTGAACCACTGGGTGCTCACCCTCAGCTGCGTCGACTCGCCCGGCATCGTGCACGCCATCAGCGGAGCCATCGTCGCGGCGCGCGGCAACATCACCGAGAGCCAGCAGTTCGCGAGCACCGAGACCGGCAGCTTCTTCATGCGGGTGCAGATCGAGTCGCCCGCCGAGCGCGCCGAGTTCGAGGCGGCGCTCGAGCCGGTCACCGCCCGCTGGCAGATGTCGTGGGAGCTCGACGAGGTCGGCCGGCCGCTGCGCACGCTCGTGCTCGCCTCGACCGCCGGCCACTGCGTCAACGACCTGCTCTTCCGCCAGCGGGCCGGGCAGTTGCCCGTCGAGATCCCGCTCGTGCTCTCGAACCACGGCACGCTGCGCGACCTCGTCGACTTCTACGGCGTGCCGTTCGAGGCGTCCGCCGTCACGAACGCAGACGAGAAGGCGGCGTTCGAGGCGCGCGTGCTCGAGGCGGTCGACGCGCACGACATCGAACTCGTCGTGCTCGCCCGCTACATGCAGATCCTCTCGCCCGAGCTCTGCGAGGCGCTCGCTGGGCGCTGCATCAACATCCACCATTCGTTCCTGCCCGGCTTCAAGGGCGCGAACCCGTACCGCCAGGCGCATGCGCGCGGCGTCAAGCTCATCGGCGCGACCGCGCACTTCGTCACGAGCGACCTCGACGAGGGGCCGATCATCGAGCAGAACGTCGTGCGCGTCGACCACTCGCGCTCGGTGTCCGAGCTCGTCGCGATCGGGCAGGACGAAGAGAGCCGCACGCTCAGCCAGGCGGTGAAGTGGTTCGCCGAGCGCCGCGTGCTGCTCGACGGCGCGCGCACGATCATCTTCCGCTGA
- a CDS encoding carbohydrate ABC transporter permease, whose protein sequence is MVINTVAILVFLCSVFPVYWMVNMSFTPSNQIISRNPSFFPFEFTMKNYVTAWTREAAPGQTDFPHALGSSIIVAIAVVIVCALIAFIASIAIARFAFRGRYVFIVSVLVVQMVPGEAMMFTIYNMIDDWRLMNTLIGLFIVHLASVVPFTIWTLRGFVAGVPADLEEAAQIDGCTKAQAFWKVTFPLLAPGLVSTGIFAFIQSWNEFTMALLLMKGYNLTLPPWLNSFQSATEATNWGAVMAGSTLIALPVVIFFLFVQGRMTGGLVSGAVKG, encoded by the coding sequence ATCGTGATCAACACGGTCGCGATCCTCGTGTTCCTGTGCTCGGTGTTCCCGGTCTACTGGATGGTGAACATGTCGTTCACCCCGTCGAACCAGATCATCAGCCGCAACCCGAGCTTCTTCCCGTTCGAGTTCACGATGAAGAACTACGTGACGGCCTGGACCCGTGAGGCCGCACCAGGCCAGACCGACTTCCCGCACGCGCTCGGCTCGAGCATCATCGTCGCGATCGCCGTCGTCATCGTCTGCGCCCTGATCGCGTTCATCGCCTCGATCGCGATCGCCCGGTTCGCCTTCCGCGGCCGCTACGTCTTCATCGTCAGCGTGCTCGTCGTGCAGATGGTGCCCGGCGAAGCCATGATGTTCACGATCTACAACATGATCGACGACTGGCGCCTGATGAACACCCTCATCGGCCTGTTCATCGTGCACCTCGCCTCGGTCGTGCCCTTCACGATCTGGACCCTGCGCGGCTTCGTCGCCGGCGTTCCGGCCGACCTCGAGGAGGCGGCCCAGATCGACGGGTGCACCAAGGCCCAGGCCTTCTGGAAGGTCACCTTCCCGCTGCTCGCCCCCGGCCTGGTCTCGACCGGCATCTTCGCCTTCATCCAGAGCTGGAACGAGTTCACGATGGCGCTGCTGCTCATGAAGGGCTACAACCTCACGCTCCCGCCGTGGCTGAACTCCTTCCAGTCGGCCACCGAGGCGACGAACTGGGGTGCGGTCATGGCCGGATCCACGCTCATCGCGCTGCCCGTCGTGATCTTCTTCCTCTTCGTGCAGGGCCGCATGACCGGCGGCCTCGTGAGCGGAGCCGTCAAGGGATGA